In the genome of bacterium, the window CGATCGCCCGGCTCGACGCGAAGAATGCGATTCATCCGGGCGCACTCGATGATCACGCCGTCGGCGAGCGCCAGCGCACCCCCGGACAGGCCGGTGCCTGCACCCCGCGGCACGAACGGAACCTCGTGCTTGCGGCATGCCTTCACGACCCGGACCACCTCCTCCGTGGTCGAGGGCAGGACGACCGCCCGCGGTCTGGCCGAATGATGGGTGAGCCCATCCGCTTCGTAGACGAAGAGCTCTTCAAGTCGGGTCAGGACCTGATCGGCACCGACCACATCACGCAGGCAGGCTTCGAGAGATGACGAGTTCGACCTGGGCCCCATATCGTTTCGTTGGCTCTGCGGTGGGTTGTGCGAAGCGGCGACCCGCAGAGGGTAGCGGAGAAGATCATGAGGCCTTCCGCGGGCAGCCGATGGGTTGGTACCCTCCCTCGGGATGGAACGGGATCTCCGCGGAGAAATCCTCTGAGCGTCTTCGAAAGCGATCCGCCGATCGTCAGCTGGGAGACACGGGAACTCCCCGATGCATGGCCGGACGCTCTCTCCTTGCGTCGTGTCCGGAGTCTCTTGCGGGTTGCCCGGCGCATCCTCCGTGGGCCTCATAGCCAGGTCACCCTTCCCGACTCACTACCCGGAGCCGATCGCATTCCTCGCTATGCGCTCCAGGAATTCCACAACCTTCCCAACGGGAACTACTCGAAGCACGTCACCCATGGCTACGGCAGGGGCTTCGACATCGTCATGCTCGGGGTAATGGGGAGCCGTCGTCAGTCCATCGCCGAGGAACTGGCCCATTGCCGCAGCGTTCTCGATCTCGGTTGCGGAGCCGGTCATGCCGCGGGCGCCATCCTCGAGCGCGGCGTCGAGGATGTCTGGGGACTCGATCCTTCGCCCTACCTGCTGCAGCACGCTGCGCGCGGATACCCTGGCGTCCGATTCGTCCAGGGTGTGGCCGAAGAGACCGGATTCCCCGACGAACGCTTCGACGGCGTGTGCGCCTGCTTCCTCTTCCACGAGCTACCGCCTCGTGTGATCGAAAAGGCCCTGGCGGAGTGTCATCGCATCCTGCAGCCCGGCGGAAGACTCGTGATCACCGAACCGGGCCGCGAGCATTGGAAGGCGCCGGTCCTGCCCTTGATCCGCCGGTACGGGTGGCAAGGTCTCTACTTCCGCAGCCTGGCCAGCCTGGTCTACGAGCCCTTCCTCGCCGCGTTCCATCGGGACGGACTCGCAGGTGTCCTGGAGCGTCAAGGCTTTTCGGAGATCCGCGCCGAGAACGAATTCCCGACCACGCGCTGGACGGCGATCCGCCGTTGAGCCCAGCTTCTGGAGCGGCCTCTGTGCTCCCCCACCCCCGATGCTAGGATCCGCGCGCACCTCCTAGCCCGACCCGCGGCAAGCCCGACTGGAAGACCCATCCATGAGTGACGAACCGGAATTCGACCTGAAGGCGTTGCTGGGCATCGTCGAAAAAGAGAAGTCCGAACCGACTCCCTTTGCCAAGAGCGTGGCCGGGGCCCTGGAGAAGGCGATCGCCTCCATGCGGGCCGAGGGCGTGATCGAGGTCGAGGACGCCAATGTCGAGCCGCTCGTGGCTGAGGTCACCAACGCCGCGCTCGATTCGAGCTCCTTGAAGCGGCTGCTCCTGCGCGTAGTGAAGACGCTCATCCACAGCGAACTCGTCGAAGAGGTCTAC includes:
- a CDS encoding class I SAM-dependent methyltransferase, whose amino-acid sequence is MRPSAGSRWVGTLPRDGTGSPRRNPLSVFESDPPIVSWETRELPDAWPDALSLRRVRSLLRVARRILRGPHSQVTLPDSLPGADRIPRYALQEFHNLPNGNYSKHVTHGYGRGFDIVMLGVMGSRRQSIAEELAHCRSVLDLGCGAGHAAGAILERGVEDVWGLDPSPYLLQHAARGYPGVRFVQGVAEETGFPDERFDGVCACFLFHELPPRVIEKALAECHRILQPGGRLVITEPGREHWKAPVLPLIRRYGWQGLYFRSLASLVYEPFLAAFHRDGLAGVLERQGFSEIRAENEFPTTRWTAIRR